In a genomic window of Methylophaga thalassica:
- the gloB gene encoding hydroxyacylglutathione hydrolase: MLSVHRIPAFEDNYIWLIQAQGTNKVIAVDPGDATPVLNTLRAKYLDLIAILITHHHADHTAGIVELTKDVAIPVYGPANENINGVTHPQTGRDTIAIDPAFPEFTVLNTPGHTPGHISYLAEGKLFCGDTLFAAGCGRLLGGTAEQLHSSLSHLATLPATTEIYCAHEYTLANLRFAKAVEPDNTLLIQRFEQTEKARQQQQATVPSLMQDELATNPFLRCELDSIKKAAESFSGRPLADSQAVFTALRAWKDAF; this comes from the coding sequence ATGCTGAGTGTGCACAGAATTCCCGCATTTGAAGACAATTATATCTGGCTTATTCAAGCGCAAGGCACGAATAAAGTCATTGCCGTTGATCCAGGTGATGCGACGCCCGTTCTGAACACCTTAAGAGCCAAATATCTGGACCTTATTGCTATATTGATTACTCACCACCATGCCGATCATACTGCGGGCATTGTTGAGTTAACAAAAGACGTCGCCATTCCCGTTTATGGTCCTGCCAATGAAAACATAAATGGGGTGACTCATCCACAAACTGGCAGAGACACCATTGCTATCGACCCCGCATTTCCTGAATTTACTGTTTTAAATACACCAGGCCATACTCCCGGTCACATTAGCTATTTGGCTGAAGGAAAACTGTTCTGCGGTGATACGCTATTTGCAGCCGGCTGCGGACGCTTATTAGGTGGAACCGCAGAGCAATTACATTCCTCACTCAGCCATCTGGCAACCTTGCCTGCCACAACAGAAATCTATTGTGCTCATGAATACACATTAGCCAATTTACGTTTTGCTAAAGCAGTTGAGCCAGATAATACCTTGCTGATACAACGCTTTGAACAAACAGAAAAAGCTCGCCAGCAGCAGCAAGCTACCGTTCCCTCATTGATGCAAGATGAGCTGGCCACCAACCCTTTCCTGCGTTGTGAGTTAGACAGTATAAAAAAGGCGGCCGAATCCTTTTCCGGTCGCCCACTGGCAGATAGTCAGGCTGTTTTTACAGCATTAAGAGCTTGGAAAGATGCGTTTTAA
- a CDS encoding quinone-dependent dihydroorotate dehydrogenase yields MFYRIMRDLMFRLDAEKAHHLGLVGLDWLEMTGASWLMTRKMKMTPVRVMGLTFPNAVGLAAGLDKNGDHIEAMSALGFGFVEIGTVTPRPQPGNPKPRLFRIPEAQGIINRMGFNNLGVDHLIQQVQAADTKTLIGINIGKNFDTPVEKAVDDYLIGLNKVYPHADYVTINISSPNTPGLRTLQFGESLDSLLSALKKAQADLAEQHNKYVPMAVKVAPDLTTDEVSQLAQAFNKHKIDAVIATNTTMDREAVAGLQNADEAGGLSGAPVFEKSTEIVRLFREALDDDLPIIAAGGIMSAQQALAKLDAGASLVQIYSGLIYQGPTLIREVIQSISKRN; encoded by the coding sequence ATGTTTTACCGCATTATGCGAGATCTGATGTTTCGTCTTGATGCCGAGAAGGCCCATCATCTTGGTTTAGTTGGTCTTGATTGGCTGGAAATGACCGGTGCGTCATGGCTGATGACTCGCAAGATGAAAATGACGCCAGTTCGCGTGATGGGTCTGACGTTTCCGAATGCCGTCGGGCTTGCCGCCGGGCTGGATAAAAATGGTGATCACATTGAAGCGATGTCGGCACTCGGGTTTGGCTTTGTTGAGATTGGTACAGTCACACCACGACCACAACCGGGTAATCCTAAACCGCGATTATTTCGTATTCCTGAAGCACAGGGCATTATCAATCGAATGGGTTTTAACAACCTGGGCGTGGATCATCTTATTCAGCAAGTACAAGCAGCGGATACAAAAACCTTAATTGGTATTAATATCGGTAAAAACTTTGATACCCCTGTTGAGAAAGCGGTAGATGACTATTTAATAGGTCTTAATAAGGTTTATCCTCACGCTGACTATGTCACTATTAATATTTCCTCGCCAAATACGCCAGGCCTTCGCACGCTTCAGTTTGGCGAGTCTCTGGACAGCTTGTTATCAGCCTTAAAAAAGGCACAGGCTGATTTAGCAGAACAACATAACAAATATGTACCGATGGCCGTGAAGGTTGCGCCAGATCTGACAACTGATGAAGTGTCGCAACTGGCACAGGCATTCAATAAACATAAAATTGATGCGGTGATTGCCACCAACACGACGATGGATCGTGAGGCGGTAGCAGGCCTGCAGAATGCTGATGAGGCGGGCGGTTTGAGCGGTGCACCTGTTTTTGAAAAATCAACGGAAATTGTCAGACTTTTCCGCGAAGCACTTGATGATGACTTGCCTATCATCGCTGCCGGTGGAATCATGTCTGCTCAACAAGCGTTAGCCAAGTTGGATGCGGGTGCATCCCTTGTACAAATTTATAGTGGCCTGATTTATCAAGGCCCCACGCTTATTCGAGAAGTGATTCAATCCATATCAAAGAGGAACTAA
- a CDS encoding DUF2797 domain-containing protein, with amino-acid sequence MQVSLTNNRQAHYAMKLDEQVFALNEVIGQPISLHYQGEIHCLNCDRLTKKSFSGGFCFPCSQKLAQCDLCFMKPELCHYDQGTCREPEWGEAVCMQDHIVYLANSSGLKVGITRINQIPTRWIDQGATQAVPIFRVKSRYQSGLVEVMFKQHVSDRTDWRKMLKGEAEPLDLAAERDRLLALCESEISLLQQQFGESAIQVLTAEPVQTIEYPVNAYPKKVSSFNFDKTATVEGRLDGIKGQYLILDNGVINLRKFSGYHIEVEV; translated from the coding sequence ATGCAGGTCAGCCTGACTAACAATAGACAAGCACATTATGCAATGAAGCTCGATGAGCAAGTATTCGCTTTAAATGAGGTGATCGGTCAGCCGATTTCCTTACACTATCAGGGTGAAATCCATTGTCTGAATTGCGATCGTCTAACGAAAAAAAGTTTCAGTGGTGGCTTTTGTTTTCCCTGTTCGCAGAAGTTAGCACAATGTGATTTGTGTTTTATGAAGCCAGAGCTTTGCCACTATGATCAGGGCACCTGCCGTGAACCGGAGTGGGGTGAAGCGGTATGTATGCAAGACCATATTGTGTATCTGGCAAACAGTTCTGGTTTAAAAGTCGGTATCACCCGTATTAATCAGATTCCAACACGGTGGATTGATCAGGGTGCCACTCAGGCTGTGCCTATTTTTCGGGTAAAAAGCCGTTATCAATCGGGCTTGGTTGAGGTGATGTTTAAACAGCATGTATCTGACCGAACTGACTGGCGGAAAATGTTAAAAGGCGAAGCAGAACCGCTTGATTTGGCTGCGGAAAGAGATCGATTATTAGCCTTGTGTGAGAGTGAAATAAGCTTACTGCAACAACAGTTTGGCGAGTCAGCTATTCAAGTATTAACAGCTGAGCCTGTGCAAACGATTGAATACCCGGTGAATGCCTATCCGAAAAAAGTCAGTTCATTTAATTTTGATAAAACGGCAACTGTTGAAGGACGGTTGGATGGCATTAAAGGCCAGTATCTGATTTTAGATAACGGTGTTATTAATCTCCGCAAATTTAGCGGTTATCACATCGAAGTGGAGGTATAA
- a CDS encoding class I SAM-dependent methyltransferase encodes MNENKQRRLNQWWHSPLGEMLVQHEQDTLTSLNHPLVGYFYVQLGGHYSLFPPSNRAIKTSIVGPTGDLNASAESLPFKSHSIDNLLLLHVLEYAHDPHQVLRETERVLGADGRVILCSFNPWSLWGLRRLFSWQDNAPWHGHFFTQTRIRDWLALLNFEVVEHHKVMFRPPFSRASWLNRCRFLERWGKRLWPCFGGVAIVVACKRTIPLNPLKQRWRQPNLFPSAGLVNKPITREGTDGPR; translated from the coding sequence ATGAATGAGAACAAACAACGACGACTGAATCAATGGTGGCATAGTCCACTGGGAGAGATGCTCGTCCAACATGAGCAGGATACCCTGACATCTCTCAATCATCCTCTAGTCGGGTATTTTTATGTTCAATTAGGTGGTCATTATTCTTTGTTTCCACCCTCTAATCGAGCGATTAAAACAAGTATTGTAGGCCCAACGGGTGATTTAAATGCCAGCGCTGAGTCGCTGCCTTTCAAGTCTCACAGTATAGATAATTTATTACTTTTGCATGTGTTGGAGTATGCCCATGACCCGCATCAGGTATTGCGGGAAACAGAAAGAGTTCTTGGCGCCGACGGTCGAGTCATTTTATGCAGTTTCAATCCCTGGAGTTTGTGGGGGTTGCGCCGCTTGTTTTCATGGCAGGACAATGCGCCTTGGCATGGTCATTTTTTTACCCAAACCCGTATCAGGGATTGGTTGGCACTATTAAACTTTGAAGTGGTTGAACACCATAAAGTCATGTTCAGACCGCCATTTAGCCGAGCGAGTTGGTTAAATAGGTGCCGTTTTTTAGAGCGCTGGGGAAAACGTTTATGGCCATGTTTTGGCGGCGTGGCGATTGTGGTGGCATGCAAAAGAACGATCCCGCTCAACCCGCTTAAACAACGCTGGCGTCAACCGAATTTATTTCCGTCAGCCGGCTTAGTGAATAAGCCGATAACAAGAGAAGGAACAGATGGACCACGTTGA
- the rnhA gene encoding ribonuclease HI, translated as MDHVELFTDGACSGNPGPGGWGVILRAKGQEKELSGAEKNTTNNQMEMMAVIAGLEALKRPCQVTITTDSQYVIKGMTEWLTGWKAKNWKTAAKKPVKNVELWQRLDKAVAPHQVKWEWVRGHQGHVENERADQLAVAAREQIAAKK; from the coding sequence ATGGACCACGTTGAGTTATTTACTGATGGTGCCTGTAGTGGCAATCCCGGCCCAGGTGGTTGGGGCGTGATATTACGAGCAAAGGGACAAGAAAAAGAACTGTCCGGTGCCGAAAAAAATACCACGAATAATCAAATGGAAATGATGGCCGTAATCGCCGGACTTGAAGCATTAAAGCGCCCATGTCAGGTCACCATTACCACGGATTCACAGTATGTCATTAAAGGCATGACCGAATGGTTAACAGGCTGGAAAGCCAAAAATTGGAAAACAGCAGCAAAAAAACCAGTGAAGAATGTTGAACTCTGGCAGCGCCTTGATAAAGCAGTAGCGCCTCATCAGGTAAAATGGGAATGGGTGAGAGGTCATCAGGGACATGTTGAAAACGAACGCGCGGATCAATTAGCTGTTGCCGCTAGAGAACAAATAGCCGCTAAGAAATAA
- the dnaQ gene encoding DNA polymerase III subunit epsilon yields MAENVVKRQVILDTETTGISTAEDHRIIEIGCVEMVNRRLTGQTFHQYINPHREIDAGAIEVHGITNEFLADKPSFEDIAEDFLQFIEGAELIIHNAPFDVGFIDHELKKLSGEKRRVNKLCTVLDTLKMARDKHPGQKNNLDALCKRYDVDNSNRELHGALLDAEILADVYLAMTGGQVSMLLAANEEETVTSTPSGSEAEEVIATVKSRNLKVIRASEEELAAHEAMLEKVQKSSGGECVWLRES; encoded by the coding sequence ATGGCAGAAAATGTTGTTAAACGACAAGTGATTCTGGATACCGAAACCACCGGTATCAGCACCGCTGAAGATCATCGTATTATTGAGATTGGCTGTGTGGAAATGGTTAATCGCCGCCTGACCGGGCAAACATTTCATCAATATATCAATCCTCATCGTGAGATTGATGCTGGTGCGATTGAGGTTCACGGTATCACCAATGAATTTTTAGCGGATAAACCCAGCTTTGAAGATATCGCTGAAGATTTTTTGCAATTCATTGAAGGTGCCGAGTTAATTATTCATAACGCCCCGTTCGACGTTGGCTTTATTGATCACGAGCTCAAAAAATTGAGCGGCGAAAAGCGCCGGGTTAATAAGCTTTGCACAGTATTAGATACTTTAAAAATGGCCAGGGACAAACATCCGGGCCAGAAAAACAATCTCGATGCCTTATGTAAACGTTATGACGTGGATAACTCCAACCGTGAGTTACATGGGGCCTTACTGGATGCTGAGATTTTAGCGGACGTTTATTTAGCAATGACCGGTGGCCAGGTTAGTATGTTGCTGGCCGCTAATGAAGAGGAAACGGTAACCTCAACCCCATCAGGAAGCGAAGCTGAAGAAGTGATTGCGACTGTGAAGTCCAGAAACCTCAAAGTCATCCGAGCCTCGGAAGAAGAACTTGCTGCGCATGAGGCGATGTTAGAAAAAGTGCAGAAAAGTAGTGGTGGGGAATGTGTTTGGTTGAGAGAATCATAG
- a CDS encoding mechanosensitive ion channel family protein, producing METATGSIVVFWLINILYAAIIVFVGRIVVKWLVKMSRKLMVRANLDPILINFFSTIANAILLLFVLIAALDQLGVDTTSMIAVLGAAGLAIGLALKDSLQNFAAGVMLILFRPFKIGDFVEAGGTAGVIETITIFNTIMKTGDNREVIVPNGLIYGDTITNYSAKDTRRIDMVFGIGYDDDLLKAKKLLTDIVTGHEKVMADPAPVIRVSELADSSVNFDVRPWVAADDYWLVRSELIETIKLAFDENGISIPYPQMDIHFNNLDKEDEKAA from the coding sequence ATGGAAACTGCAACCGGAAGTATTGTTGTATTCTGGCTGATCAATATTCTCTATGCTGCGATCATTGTTTTTGTCGGTCGTATAGTGGTCAAGTGGCTGGTAAAAATGTCACGCAAACTGATGGTCAGAGCAAACCTTGATCCTATTCTGATTAATTTCTTTAGCACCATTGCCAACGCCATTTTATTATTATTCGTACTGATTGCTGCTTTAGACCAACTGGGTGTCGATACCACCTCGATGATCGCTGTGCTGGGTGCAGCAGGTTTGGCGATTGGTCTGGCTTTAAAAGACTCACTACAAAACTTTGCTGCCGGCGTGATGCTTATCCTTTTCAGACCCTTCAAAATTGGTGATTTTGTTGAAGCTGGAGGTACCGCAGGTGTCATTGAGACAATCACTATTTTCAATACGATTATGAAGACGGGTGATAACCGTGAAGTTATCGTCCCCAATGGTTTGATTTATGGCGATACCATCACTAACTATTCAGCAAAAGATACCCGACGCATCGATATGGTGTTTGGTATCGGTTATGACGATGATTTGCTCAAAGCGAAAAAATTACTGACTGATATTGTCACCGGTCATGAAAAAGTCATGGCAGATCCTGCTCCTGTTATTCGTGTGTCTGAATTAGCGGATAGCAGTGTGAATTTTGACGTGCGCCCATGGGTGGCTGCCGATGATTACTGGCTAGTCCGTTCGGAATTGATTGAAACCATCAAATTAGCGTTTGATGAAAACGGTATTTCTATTCCGTACCCACAAATGGACATTCACTTTAATAATCTTGATAAAGAAGATGAAAAGGCCGCTTAA